Proteins encoded within one genomic window of Flavobacterium sp. NG2:
- a CDS encoding GNAT family N-acetyltransferase: MNIDIVITEEKHFKYAEEICETIESSAKLRGTGIAKRTPEYIQKKMENKDAVIALADGKFAGFCYIESWQHGKFVAHSGLIVHPDYRNLGLAKRIKTFVFDYSLKKYPEAKVFGITTGLAVMKINSDLGYKPVPFSELTTDPSFWKGCQTCTNYEILKSKDNKMCLCTGMLYDPKEKPKDPPKHPFNVRIWNRLKAIKQALFLQNKNEKKDKKDNK; this comes from the coding sequence TTAAATATGCAGAAGAAATTTGCGAAACCATAGAATCTTCGGCTAAGCTAAGAGGAACTGGTATTGCAAAAAGAACGCCTGAGTATATCCAAAAAAAGATGGAGAACAAAGATGCCGTTATTGCATTAGCAGATGGCAAATTTGCTGGCTTTTGTTATATCGAAAGTTGGCAACACGGTAAATTTGTGGCTCACTCAGGATTAATTGTACATCCTGATTACAGAAATTTAGGCTTAGCCAAAAGGATTAAAACCTTTGTTTTTGATTATTCATTAAAGAAATATCCAGAAGCCAAAGTTTTTGGTATCACTACTGGTTTAGCTGTAATGAAAATCAATTCGGATTTGGGATACAAACCGGTTCCGTTTTCAGAATTAACAACCGACCCAAGTTTTTGGAAAGGATGTCAAACCTGTACCAATTATGAAATTCTAAAAAGCAAAGACAACAAAATGTGTTTGTGTACAGGAATGTTGTACGACCCAAAAGAAAAACCAAAAGACCCACCCAAACACCCATTCAATGTGCGTATTTGGAACCGATTAAAAGCAATAAAACAAGCGCTTTTTCTTCAAAACAAAAATGAAAAAAAAGACAAAAAGGATAATAAATAA
- a CDS encoding argininosuccinate synthase — MKKVVLAYSGGLDTSYCLKYLKNEKGFEVHTVLINTGGFDDEELQAIEDRAYELGSAKHANLTILDKYYDKAIKYLIFGNVLKNNTYPLSVSAERVFQAIEAIKYAKSVGATAIAHGSTGAGNDQIRFDLIFQTIAPEIEIITPIRDLKLSRQEEVDYLIKNGVHYSWEKAQYSINKGLWGTSVGGKETLTSHQSLPSEAYPSQLTKEGEEKVTLEFKEGELIAVNGKKDKPSNNIVVLEKLASAYAIGRDTHVGDTIIGIKGRVGFEAAAPLIIIKAHHLLEKHTLGKWQQYWKEQLGNWYGMLFHEGQFLDPVMRNIEAFLQDTQKTVNGKVFVTLKPYHFILDGIESENDLMNTGFGQYGEMNNAWTSDDAKGFIKILGNAQNIFSSVNKETYE; from the coding sequence ATGAAAAAAGTAGTATTAGCTTATAGTGGAGGTCTTGACACCTCATATTGTCTAAAGTATTTAAAAAATGAAAAAGGATTCGAAGTTCATACGGTTTTAATTAATACCGGTGGTTTTGACGACGAAGAACTACAAGCTATTGAAGACAGAGCCTACGAATTAGGAAGCGCTAAACACGCTAACCTTACTATTTTAGACAAATATTACGATAAAGCTATTAAATACTTGATTTTTGGAAATGTATTAAAAAACAATACTTACCCATTATCAGTAAGTGCTGAACGTGTTTTTCAAGCGATTGAAGCGATTAAATACGCTAAATCTGTTGGAGCTACTGCCATTGCTCACGGAAGTACAGGTGCTGGGAATGACCAAATCCGTTTTGATTTGATTTTTCAAACCATTGCTCCGGAAATCGAAATCATCACGCCTATCCGTGACTTGAAATTATCAAGACAAGAAGAAGTTGATTACTTAATCAAAAATGGGGTGCACTATTCTTGGGAAAAAGCACAATATTCTATCAACAAAGGATTATGGGGAACAAGTGTGGGAGGAAAAGAAACTTTGACTTCACACCAATCATTACCTAGCGAAGCCTACCCTTCTCAATTGACTAAAGAAGGTGAAGAAAAAGTAACTCTTGAATTCAAAGAAGGGGAATTAATCGCTGTAAACGGTAAAAAAGACAAGCCATCAAACAACATTGTAGTTCTTGAAAAACTAGCGAGTGCTTACGCCATTGGTAGAGATACTCACGTGGGTGACACGATTATTGGTATCAAAGGAAGAGTTGGTTTTGAAGCGGCTGCTCCGCTTATCATCATCAAAGCACACCATTTGTTAGAGAAACATACTTTAGGAAAATGGCAACAATACTGGAAAGAACAACTAGGAAACTGGTACGGAATGTTATTCCACGAAGGGCAATTTTTGGATCCTGTGATGCGTAACATCGAGGCTTTCTTGCAAGACACACAAAAAACAGTGAACGGAAAAGTTTTTGTTACTTTGAAACCATACCACTTTATCTTGGACGGAATCGAATCTGAAAACGACTTGATGAACACCGGTTTTGGTCAATATGGAGAGATGAACAATGCTTGGACATCTGACGATGCTAAAGGATTTATCAAAATTTTGGGTAACGCTCAAAACATCTTTTCATCAGTAAACAAAGAAACTTACGAATAA